A window of Aurantibacillus circumpalustris genomic DNA:
TTCATTCTCAAATTTTAATCGTGCTGAAAAGCTTGCTAGGGTTGAGACAGAGGTCAATGCTGGAAAATTAAATTCTTTTTTAAATCGCGCTGCTTCTTTGTACGTAATAGACTCGTATGTCTTAGGTCTATGACCTTTGCGACCTACACGAATATTTACATCTGCATTTCGAATAGTAAAAGTATTAGCACCCATACTCGTGAAATTATCGTTAATGCCATTCTTAATTGCGTCAATGGCTGATAAAATACCTACCAAAGCCATAATACCAATGCTAATGATAAGCATTGTGATGATAGCTCTTAAACGGTTCGCTTTGATAGAATCAATAGCGATAGAAATATTTTCTTTTAGAAAGCTCATTGTGTGCCTAAAAATAAAGAAATAGCCTTTTGGTTTTTAAGCTAACTATACAAACTGTTTTAATTGAGGTTAAACGGTAATTTGATAAGTAAAATTTTGAATTTTCTTTTTTTTCTTTATTTTAGTTTCATATTAACAAACTAAAACATTAAAAATGGAACCAAACATTCACATTAATTACATTGCGATTCTTATCGCAGTTGTTGCAAATTTTGTTCTCGGTTTTCTTTGGTACACGCCGTTATTTGGTAAAACCTGGGGTAAAGAAATGGGTTTTAATATGGAAGAGAAGCCTGATCCATCCATCATGATTAAAGGCATGGTTTTTATGGTTATTGGAAATTTTTTAATGGCTTATGTATTTGCACATAACATGGCCGTTTGGAATCCAGTGACCTGGGGCTTGGAGCCTTCGACAGCATCGCCTTCAGCGGTTGCAACAATGGCTGCAATATTTACATGGCTGGGTTTTTATTTTCCTAATGATCTTGGAAGCACTGTTTGGGAAAAGAAATCATGGAAATTATTCTGGATTAACACAGGTTACCATTTCTTTTGCCTATTTGTTGCAGCGATGATATTGGCAAATATGGCTTAATGTGTTAACAAAATATTTAAAGCCTGCAATGGATAATCTGTTGCGGGTTTTAATTTTTTGAGTCTTTCTGTTTTTCTATAATAAAATGCTTTTAAAACACTGAAAATTAGAGTTTTAGTTATATGATTGATGTTTTTAGATTTCGTACCAACCGTAGATAACTTTTTTACATACCCAGACAATAAATCAAAACTTAGAGCGTTATTCAATAAACTAAAAACAAATTAATATAAGCCTATGACACAAACATTTACTCTGGACCTTGATTTTACTGCAATAAATACTAAAAGAGAACAAAAAAATGCTTTTTTAGAGATTGCAGAACCATGTGAAAACACCTTGCAAAACATCCTTAACTTCAGTAAAAATCTTGAAGTGAAAAAGTCAAATTTGATCAAATCGATTGATTTTTTAAGAAGTTAGAGGGATTTGTTAATCACTAACATTAAAAAGCGGACTAGCGTCCGCTTTTTTTATTTAAAGTGTTGTTTATTAGTTAATTACGAGTAATTCTATAAATGCTTTGATCGTTTTATGTCTAATTTCAGTAAGAGACGCTGAATTTTAACAAAATCACTTAAAGGTGGTTTTAAGATTTTTTCCCCATGCAATTTAATTCAAATTTTTCGTAATTTTACCTTCCTATTTTTAAGAGAAAAGTTTCAAAATTTGAAAGAAAAAAATCCTTTCATAGAGGCAGTTTGAGTTAAAAAAGAGCCTTCTTAAAAATAATTACGCACAAATTCAAAAATAATTGGTAAAAATCGTTGGAGGATAAAATTATTTTCCTATCTTTGCCGTCCCGTAAAAGGAAATATAGCTGAAATACCAATAAAATCAAGTAATACAAAGGATTTAAAATGCCTACAATATCGCAATTAGTAAGAAAAGGTCGCACTAAACCGACCAACAAAAGCAAATCGGCCGCTTTGGACTCATGTCCACAACGCCGTGGTGTTTGTACCAAAGTGTACACAACAACCCCTAAGAAGCCTAACTCTGCAATGCGCAAGGTGGCTAAAGTTCGTTTAACGAACAAGCAAGAGATAATTGCCTACATTCCGGGTGAAGGTCATAATTTGCAAGAGCACTCTATCGTTTTGGTACGTGGTGGTCGTGTAAAGGATTTACCAGGTGTACGTTATCACATTGTCCGTGGAAGCCTTGACACCGCAGGTGTTGAAGGACGTAAACAACAACGTTCGAAATATGGTACTAAACGTCCTAAAGCGGGTGCTGCTGCGGCTCCGGCTAAGAAAAAATAATTGTAAATATTCGTAATTAGTAGAAATAATGAGAAAAGCCAGAGCAAAAAAGCGCGTGTTGTTACCTGATCCAATTTATAATGATACTTTGGTAACCCGTTTTTTAAATAATTTAATGTACGACGGTAAAAAGAATACCGCTTCAACTATTTTCCACGACGCTATTGGTATCGTTGCCCAACGTACTAGCGAAGATGGATTAGAAGTTTTCAAAAAAGCCCTTGCAAACGTAACCCCTCAGGTTGAGGTGCGTTCACGTCGTGTAGGTGGTTCTACTTTCCAAATTCCAACTGAAATTCGCCCTGATCGTAAAATATCAATGGCAATGAAATGGTTAATATCCTATTCACGTAAACGTAACGAAAAATCAATGGCTCAGAAATTAGCCGGTGAAATCGTGGCAGCTGCTAAAGAAGAAGGTGCTTCATTCAAAAAGAAAGAAGATATCCATAAAATGGCAGAAGCAAACAAAGCATTTTCACACTTTAGATTCTAATTTACAAAATGGACTTACGTTATACAAGAAATATTGGAATCGCAGCGCACATTGATGCTGGTAAAACTACCACCACTGAGCGTATTCTTTATTATACAGGAGTTAATCACAAAATTGGTGAAGTACACGATGGTGCTGCAACAATGGACTGGATGGCTCAGGAACAAGAGCGTGGTATTACAATTACCTCTGCAGCTACAACTTGTTTCTGGAAATATAGAGATAACCAATACAAAATTAATATCATTGACACTCCAGGTCACGTGGATTTTACGGTTGAGGTAAATCGTTCTTTACGTGTTCTTGATGGTTTAGTATTTTTATTTTCAGCTGTTGATGGTGTTGAGCCTCAATCTGAAACTAACTGGCGTTTAGCCGATAATTATAATGTTACCCGTTTAGGTTTCGTTAATAAAATGGATCGTCAAGGCGCTGACTTCTTAAACGTTGTTAAGCAAACTCGTGAAATTTTAGGTGGTAATGCCGTTCCTTTGCAATTACCAATTGGTGCTGAAGAAACTTTCGTAGGTGTAGTTGACTTGATCAATAATCGCGGAATGGTATGGAACGAGGAAGATAAAGGTATGACTTATAAAGTTGTTCCGATTCCTGAAGACATGAAAGAAGAAGTTGCAGAGTGGAGAGAGAAAATGTTAGAAGCAGTTTCAGAATTTGATGATAACATCATGCAAAAATTCTTTGATGCTCCTGAAACTATTACAGAAAGAGAAGTATTAGATGCATTGCGTAAAGCTTGCGTTGCAAATAAAATTGTTCCAATGGTATGTGGTTCATCTTTCAAAAATAAAGGTGTTCAAACAATGTTGGATTTAGTAATGGAATTAATGCCTTGTCCTTTAGATAAAGAAGTGACAAAAGGAATTAATCCTGATACTGAGCAAGAAGTTACACGTAAACCAGATGTTAAGGATCCATTTACAGCTTTAGCTTTTAAAATTGCAACTGATCCATTCGTTGGTCGTTTGTGTTTTATCCGTGCTTATTCTGGACGTTTAGATGCAGGTTCTTACGTGTTAAATACACGTTCTGGCAATAAAGAACGTATTTCTCGTATTTTCCAAATGCATGCTAACAAACAAAATCCTGTTGAATTTTTAGAGGCAGGTGATATTGGAGCTGTTGTTGGATTTAAAGATATCCGTACTGGTGATACTTTGTGTGAGGAAAAGCATCCAATTGTGTTAGAAGCAATGAATTTCCCTGAGCCTGTAATCGGTATCGCTATTGAGCCTAAAACTCAAGGTGACTTAGATCGTTTAGGGGTAGGTTTAAATAAATTAGCTGAAGAAGATCCAACTTTCCGTGTTAAAACGGACGAAGATTCTGGTCAAACTATTATCTCAGGAATGGGAGAGTTGCACTTAGAAATTATTGTTGATCGTTTAAAGCGTGAATTTAAAGTAGAGGTTAATCAAGGCGCACCTCAAGTAGCTTATAAAGAGTCAATTACTACCTCCGTTGAACACCGTGAAGTTTACAAAAAACAGTCAGGTGGTCGTGGTAAGTTTGCCGATATTAAATTTACAGTTGGTCCAATGGACGCTGATTTTGATACAACGAAAACGAATTTACAGTTTGTGAATGAAATTACTGGTGGTAACATTCCTCGTGAATTTATTCCAGCAGTTGAAAAGGGCTTTAAAGCATCTTTAAATAACGGTGTATTAGCAGGTTATCCATTAGTAGGTATGAAAGTTGTGTTAACAGATGGTTCTTACCACGCAGTTGACTCGGACGCATTATCTTTTGAGATTGCAGCTAAAACAGCGTACCGTGAGGCTTTACCAAAATGTAAGCCTGTATTACTTGAGCCAATCATGAAAGTTGAGGTTTTAACACCTGAACAAAACATGGGTGATGTAGTAGGTGACTTAAACCGTCGTCGTGGACAAATTGAAGGGATGGATTCTAAAGGTAACTCACAAGTTATCAAAGCAAAAGTTCCACTTTCTGAAATGTTTGGTTATGTAACTCAGTTACGTACTTTAACATCTGGTCGTGCTACTTCTACAATGGAATTCAGTCATTACAATGAAGCTCCGAACAACGTTGCACAAGATGTAATTTCGAAAGCAAAAGGTAAAGCAGAAAAAGTTTAATACACAACTAACTATAACAATAAAAGCCGTTCTTTTAAACATGAGCCAGAGAATCAGAATAAAACTAAAATCATACGATTTTAACCTAGTTGACAAGTCAGCAGAAAAAATCGTAAAAACTGTAAAAGCTACAGGAGCAGTGGTAAACGGACCAATTCCTTTACCTACAAACAAACGTATTTTCACGGTATTAAAATCGCCACACGTTAATAAAAAAGCGCGTGATCAGTTTCAGTTATGTGCTTATAAGCGTCTTTTAGACATTTATAGCTCATCTTCTAAAACTGTTGATGCTTTAATGAAGTTAGAATTACCTAGCGGTGTTGAAGTAGAAATTAAAGTTTAGGTTTCGGTGTTCATTGCACTTAAAATCAATGCAGAAAATAAATAGTAAAAAAAGTAATAATTAATAAAAAACAAAAATGTCAGGATTAATTGGTAAAAAAGTAGGAATGACTAGTTTCTTCGATGCCAAGGGTAAGTATTTACCATGCACAGTTATTGAAGCAGGTCCTTGCGTTGTTACGCAAGTAAAAACCAATGAAAAAGACGGTTACACAGCTGTACAGTTGTCATTTGATGAGAAAAAAGAAAAAAACACATCAGGTGCAATGAAAGGTCATTTTGAATTAGCAAAAACGACCCCAAAACGTAAAGTAGTAGAATTTCGTCATTTCGAGGAAGAAAAAAATTTAGGTGAAGTATTAACTGTAGATTTATTTGCAGAAGGTGATTTCGTAGATGTAGTAGGAACAAGCAAAGGTAAAGGTTTTCAAGGTGTTGTAAAACGTCATGGATTTGCCGGAGTTGGTCACGCTAATAAATCTCACGGACAACACGATCGTGAAAGAGCTCCTGGTTCGTTAGGTGCTTCATCTGATCCTTCACGTGTAATGCCAGGTATGCGCATGGCCGGAAGAATGGGTGGTAACCGTAAAAAAATTCAGAACATGGTGATTGTAAAAATCATGCCTGAAAAGAATTTGATTCTTGTAAAAGGATCTGTACCAGGTGCAAAAGGGTCTTACGTTTTAATTGAGAAATAATCATGCAAGTAGAAATATTAAATATAAGTGGTAAAAAAACAGCTAAAAAGGTTGATCTTGTAGATTCAATTTTTGCAGCAGAGCCAAATGATCATTGTATATACCTAGATGTTAAGCAGTTTTTAGCTAACCAACGTCAAGGTACACACAAATCAAAAGAACGTGCAGAAATCTCACGTACCACAAAGAAATTAAAGCGTCAAAAAGGAACCGGCGGTGCTCGTGCAGGTTCAATGAAATCTCCTTTGTTTATAGGAGGTGGTCGTGCTTTCGGTCCTAGACCACACGAATACGGATTTAAATTAAATAAAAAAGTAAAAGCTTTAGCTCGTGTTTCAGCCTTAACTTATAAAGCAAAAGATAACGCAATTACTGTATTGGAAGATTTTAACTTCGAAGCTCCAAAAACAAAAAGCTTTATCGATTTGATGAAAAATTTAAACCTAAGTGACAAAAAGACACTTTTGGTGTTAGGTGATACGAATAAAAACGTATATTTGTCGTCCCGTAATATACAGGGTGCTAAAGTTGTAAAAGCTTCTGATTTAAATACTTACGATATTTTAAATGCAGAGAATTTAATTTTAGCAGAAAGTTCAGTTAAGGTTAT
This region includes:
- the rpsG gene encoding 30S ribosomal protein S7, with the translated sequence MRKARAKKRVLLPDPIYNDTLVTRFLNNLMYDGKKNTASTIFHDAIGIVAQRTSEDGLEVFKKALANVTPQVEVRSRRVGGSTFQIPTEIRPDRKISMAMKWLISYSRKRNEKSMAQKLAGEIVAAAKEEGASFKKKEDIHKMAEANKAFSHFRF
- the rplD gene encoding 50S ribosomal protein L4; the encoded protein is MQVEILNISGKKTAKKVDLVDSIFAAEPNDHCIYLDVKQFLANQRQGTHKSKERAEISRTTKKLKRQKGTGGARAGSMKSPLFIGGGRAFGPRPHEYGFKLNKKVKALARVSALTYKAKDNAITVLEDFNFEAPKTKSFIDLMKNLNLSDKKTLLVLGDTNKNVYLSSRNIQGAKVVKASDLNTYDILNAENLILAESSVKVIETILNRE
- the fusA gene encoding elongation factor G translates to MDLRYTRNIGIAAHIDAGKTTTTERILYYTGVNHKIGEVHDGAATMDWMAQEQERGITITSAATTCFWKYRDNQYKINIIDTPGHVDFTVEVNRSLRVLDGLVFLFSAVDGVEPQSETNWRLADNYNVTRLGFVNKMDRQGADFLNVVKQTREILGGNAVPLQLPIGAEETFVGVVDLINNRGMVWNEEDKGMTYKVVPIPEDMKEEVAEWREKMLEAVSEFDDNIMQKFFDAPETITEREVLDALRKACVANKIVPMVCGSSFKNKGVQTMLDLVMELMPCPLDKEVTKGINPDTEQEVTRKPDVKDPFTALAFKIATDPFVGRLCFIRAYSGRLDAGSYVLNTRSGNKERISRIFQMHANKQNPVEFLEAGDIGAVVGFKDIRTGDTLCEEKHPIVLEAMNFPEPVIGIAIEPKTQGDLDRLGVGLNKLAEEDPTFRVKTDEDSGQTIISGMGELHLEIIVDRLKREFKVEVNQGAPQVAYKESITTSVEHREVYKKQSGGRGKFADIKFTVGPMDADFDTTKTNLQFVNEITGGNIPREFIPAVEKGFKASLNNGVLAGYPLVGMKVVLTDGSYHAVDSDALSFEIAAKTAYREALPKCKPVLLEPIMKVEVLTPEQNMGDVVGDLNRRRGQIEGMDSKGNSQVIKAKVPLSEMFGYVTQLRTLTSGRATSTMEFSHYNEAPNNVAQDVISKAKGKAEKV
- the rplC gene encoding 50S ribosomal protein L3 yields the protein MSGLIGKKVGMTSFFDAKGKYLPCTVIEAGPCVVTQVKTNEKDGYTAVQLSFDEKKEKNTSGAMKGHFELAKTTPKRKVVEFRHFEEEKNLGEVLTVDLFAEGDFVDVVGTSKGKGFQGVVKRHGFAGVGHANKSHGQHDRERAPGSLGASSDPSRVMPGMRMAGRMGGNRKKIQNMVIVKIMPEKNLILVKGSVPGAKGSYVLIEK
- the rpsJ gene encoding 30S ribosomal protein S10; translation: MSQRIRIKLKSYDFNLVDKSAEKIVKTVKATGAVVNGPIPLPTNKRIFTVLKSPHVNKKARDQFQLCAYKRLLDIYSSSSKTVDALMKLELPSGVEVEIKV
- a CDS encoding DUF1761 domain-containing protein, with amino-acid sequence MEPNIHINYIAILIAVVANFVLGFLWYTPLFGKTWGKEMGFNMEEKPDPSIMIKGMVFMVIGNFLMAYVFAHNMAVWNPVTWGLEPSTASPSAVATMAAIFTWLGFYFPNDLGSTVWEKKSWKLFWINTGYHFFCLFVAAMILANMA
- the rpsL gene encoding 30S ribosomal protein S12, which encodes MPTISQLVRKGRTKPTNKSKSAALDSCPQRRGVCTKVYTTTPKKPNSAMRKVAKVRLTNKQEIIAYIPGEGHNLQEHSIVLVRGGRVKDLPGVRYHIVRGSLDTAGVEGRKQQRSKYGTKRPKAGAAAAPAKKK